A stretch of the Streptococcus himalayensis genome encodes the following:
- the galU gene encoding UTP--glucose-1-phosphate uridylyltransferase GalU, protein MTKVRKAVIPAAGLGTRFLPATKALAKEMLPIVDKPTIQFIVEEALKSGIEDILVVTGKSKRSIEDHFDSNFELEYNLKEKGKHDLLRLVDETTGIRLHFIRQSHPRGLGDAVLQAKAFVGNEPFVVMLGDDLMDITDETAIPLTKQLMNDYEETHASTIAVMKVPHEDVSSYGVIAPQGEGINGLYSVNTFVEKPAPEDAPSDLAIIGRYLLTPEIFAILENQAPGAGNEVQLTDAIDTLNKTQRVFAREFKGNRYDVGDKFGFMKTSIDYALKHPQVREDLKNYLISLGETLKTED, encoded by the coding sequence ATGACAAAAGTAAGAAAAGCTGTCATTCCAGCAGCTGGTCTTGGAACACGTTTCCTTCCAGCAACCAAAGCACTCGCCAAAGAAATGCTTCCAATCGTTGATAAACCAACCATTCAATTTATCGTTGAAGAAGCCCTCAAATCCGGCATTGAGGATATCCTTGTCGTTACGGGGAAATCCAAACGTTCCATCGAAGATCATTTCGATTCCAATTTCGAATTGGAGTACAACTTGAAAGAAAAAGGAAAGCACGACCTTCTTCGTTTAGTGGATGAAACAACTGGCATTCGTCTACATTTCATCCGCCAAAGTCATCCACGCGGTCTAGGAGACGCTGTCTTACAAGCCAAAGCCTTTGTTGGAAATGAACCCTTCGTGGTAATGCTTGGAGATGACCTTATGGACATTACTGATGAGACGGCTATCCCCCTCACCAAACAGCTCATGAATGACTACGAAGAAACCCATGCTTCTACCATTGCCGTCATGAAAGTACCTCACGAAGATGTTTCAAGCTATGGTGTTATCGCTCCTCAAGGAGAAGGGATTAACGGTCTATACAGTGTCAATACCTTCGTTGAAAAACCAGCTCCCGAAGATGCTCCGAGCGACCTTGCCATCATCGGCCGCTATCTCCTCACACCAGAGATTTTTGCAATTTTAGAAAATCAAGCCCCCGGAGCAGGAAACGAAGTCCAGCTCACAGATGCCATTGATACCCTAAACAAAACTCAACGCGTATTTGCCCGTGAATTTAAAGGCAACCGCTATGATGTCGGAGACAAGTTCGGCTTCATGAAAACCTCTATTGACTATGCTCTCAAGCACCCACAAGTAAGAGAAGATTTAAAAAACTATCTCATTTCTCTCGGAGAGACCCTAAAAACAGAAGATTAA
- a CDS encoding dimethylarginine dimethylaminohydrolase family protein: MTNRIYVSNATNQLKKVIVCSPKYYKFNGINEITKSWMEKGETEQNDLMVQEWETLINAYKANGVEVIEMEPQSELEVQTFARDFGAMIKEGAIIGKFRHPARQNETQVYEQKLKELGIPIVARCNAGCFEGGDFWMIDEHTIALGLVDRTDQAGVDNLREQLQKFGYTVVGVPVAPEHLHLDMCFNIVAPNICLAAKSVLPFWFIKMLERRHFTIIDVPEELIEKHGCNVQALGNNTVLGIANNVTVNEALENAGVTVIKLPLQQILKAGGGPHCMTYPVERSY; this comes from the coding sequence ATGACTAATCGTATCTATGTCAGCAATGCTACTAACCAATTAAAAAAAGTAATTGTTTGCTCCCCAAAATATTATAAGTTTAACGGTATCAACGAAATTACAAAATCATGGATGGAGAAAGGAGAAACAGAACAGAATGACCTAATGGTTCAAGAATGGGAAACTCTAATCAATGCCTATAAAGCTAATGGTGTTGAAGTCATCGAAATGGAACCTCAATCCGAATTGGAAGTACAGACTTTTGCTCGAGATTTTGGTGCCATGATTAAAGAAGGAGCAATCATCGGTAAATTTCGACATCCTGCACGCCAAAATGAAACACAAGTGTACGAACAAAAACTAAAAGAACTAGGTATTCCGATTGTTGCTCGCTGCAATGCTGGCTGTTTTGAAGGAGGCGATTTCTGGATGATTGATGAACATACTATTGCCCTTGGATTAGTAGATCGTACTGATCAAGCTGGAGTTGACAATTTACGAGAACAATTGCAAAAATTCGGTTATACAGTTGTAGGGGTTCCTGTTGCACCTGAACACTTACACTTAGATATGTGTTTTAATATTGTTGCTCCAAATATATGTCTAGCAGCTAAAAGTGTGTTGCCATTCTGGTTTATCAAAATGTTAGAAAGACGTCACTTCACTATTATTGATGTTCCGGAAGAACTCATTGAAAAACACGGATGCAATGTACAAGCTTTGGGTAACAATACAGTATTAGGAATAGCCAATAATGTAACGGTCAATGAAGCATTAGAAAATGCTGGTGTAACGGTCATTAAATTACCATTACAACAAATTTTAAAAGCTGGAGGAGGTCCTCACTGCATGACTTATCCAGTAGAACGTAGTTATTAG
- a CDS encoding ISL3 family transposase: MEQLNLITNFLKMKDKNITITNECDMGTHLELHGHLDYTAPKCPSCKGQMAKYDFQKASKIPYLETAGYPLLIRLRKRRFKCKECGKIAVAETPIVKKNHQISVAVNQKIAQLLIEKQAMTHIAHRLSISTSTVIRKLNEFKFETDWAKLPEVMSWDEYAFKKGKMSFIAQDFDTNNIIAILDGRTQAVIRNHFLRYPRQVRNRVKFITMDMFSPYYALAKKLFPYAKIVLDRFHIVQYLSRAMNRVRIQIMNAFDRKSHEYKTLKRYWKLVQQDSRKLSDKRFYRPTFRMHLTNKEILDKLLSYSDELRQHYELYQLLLFHFQEKNSDHFFDLIEQEIATVNPIFQTVFKTFLKDKDKVLNALELPYSNAKLEATNNLIKVIKRNAFGFRNFENFKKRILIAINIKKEKTNLVLSRC, from the coding sequence ATGGAACAACTAAATCTTATCACAAATTTTCTCAAAATGAAAGACAAAAATATCACGATCACTAATGAATGCGACATGGGAACACACTTAGAACTCCACGGTCACTTGGATTACACAGCCCCTAAATGCCCTTCCTGCAAGGGACAAATGGCTAAGTATGACTTCCAGAAAGCCTCTAAAATCCCCTACTTAGAAACTGCTGGCTACCCGCTACTTATCCGCCTTCGAAAGCGTCGTTTCAAGTGCAAGGAATGTGGGAAAATAGCGGTCGCTGAAACTCCTATTGTTAAGAAGAACCATCAAATCTCTGTCGCTGTCAACCAGAAAATCGCACAATTACTCATCGAAAAGCAAGCAATGACACATATCGCACACAGACTTTCCATTTCAACATCTACAGTTATTCGAAAACTCAATGAGTTTAAGTTTGAAACGGATTGGGCTAAGCTTCCAGAAGTCATGTCCTGGGATGAGTATGCCTTCAAGAAAGGGAAAATGAGCTTTATCGCTCAAGATTTTGACACAAATAACATCATCGCTATCCTTGATGGAAGAACGCAGGCGGTCATCCGAAATCACTTCCTACGATACCCTAGACAGGTCAGAAACCGCGTTAAATTCATCACTATGGACATGTTTAGCCCCTATTATGCCCTCGCTAAGAAGCTTTTTCCTTACGCTAAAATTGTTCTTGATCGCTTCCACATTGTGCAATATCTCAGCCGTGCTATGAACCGTGTCCGCATACAAATCATGAATGCTTTTGACCGCAAATCGCATGAATACAAGACGCTCAAACGCTACTGGAAACTGGTACAACAGGATAGTCGTAAACTCAGTGACAAGCGGTTTTATCGCCCTACATTTCGCATGCATTTGACCAATAAGGAAATCTTAGACAAGCTCCTATCCTACTCAGATGAATTACGACAACATTATGAACTCTATCAACTTCTTTTATTCCATTTCCAAGAGAAGAACTCAGATCATTTCTTTGACCTAATTGAACAAGAAATAGCCACTGTTAACCCTATTTTCCAGACGGTATTTAAGACGTTTCTAAAGGATAAGGACAAGGTTTTAAACGCCTTGGAATTGCCTTATTCCAACGCTAAATTGGAAGCTACCAATAATCTTATCAAAGTCATTAAACGAAATGCCTTTGGTTTCAGGAACTTTGAAAACTTCAAAAAGCGGATTTTGATTGCCATCAATATCAAAAAAGAGAAGACCAATTTGGTCCTCTCTAGGTGTTAG
- the argF gene encoding ornithine carbamoyltransferase, translating to MRNRFKGKDYLAFKDMTKEEIEFITDLSLEFKKKWTAKEPHEYLKGQVWAALFEKNSTRTRNAFERAAADLGVKVVYLRPDEMQMTRGEPLKDTARILDRYFDGLFIRTFGHEIVEECSKWMQNPVINGLTALEHPTQGIADLMTIKEKKGDYRGLKMCYSGNLYNVAYTTMIFCATLGIHLSIACPEGIEPNHEILEETLRRAKQSGAIIEFTQDFDAALKDADIVYGMSQYSMGQSDEEIAFLKEAFKPYQITMEAMKKAKPDAIFMHCLPAHRGEEVTDEVMECAQSVIFDEGENRMHSIKAILAAVAN from the coding sequence ATGAGAAATCGCTTTAAAGGAAAAGATTATCTTGCTTTCAAAGATATGACTAAGGAAGAAATTGAGTTCATTACAGATTTAAGTCTAGAATTCAAGAAAAAATGGACAGCTAAAGAGCCTCACGAATATCTAAAAGGTCAGGTGTGGGCTGCTCTATTTGAAAAAAATAGTACGCGAACACGAAATGCCTTTGAGCGAGCTGCAGCAGACTTAGGTGTAAAAGTTGTCTATTTAAGACCGGATGAAATGCAAATGACACGTGGAGAACCTCTCAAAGATACTGCTCGAATTCTAGATCGCTATTTCGATGGATTATTCATTCGAACCTTTGGACATGAAATTGTCGAAGAGTGCTCCAAATGGATGCAAAATCCTGTCATAAATGGCTTGACTGCACTAGAACACCCTACTCAAGGAATTGCTGATTTGATGACTATCAAAGAGAAAAAAGGAGACTATAGAGGACTTAAGATGTGCTACTCAGGAAATCTTTATAACGTTGCTTATACAACTATGATTTTCTGTGCTACTCTCGGAATTCACTTATCAATCGCCTGTCCTGAAGGTATTGAACCAAATCATGAAATACTAGAAGAAACTTTACGACGTGCAAAACAAAGTGGAGCAATCATTGAATTTACACAAGATTTTGATGCAGCTTTAAAGGATGCTGATATTGTTTACGGCATGTCACAGTATAGTATGGGACAGAGTGATGAAGAGATTGCTTTTTTAAAGGAAGCATTCAAACCTTATCAAATCACTATGGAAGCAATGAAAAAAGCAAAACCAGATGCCATATTCATGCACTGTCTTCCTGCGCATAGGGGAGAAGAAGTTACCGATGAAGTGATGGAATGCGCTCAGTCTGTCATCTTTGATGAAGGTGAAAATCGAATGCATTCGATAAAAGCTATTTTAGCAGCTGTAGCCAATTAA
- a CDS encoding NAD(P)-dependent oxidoreductase, with protein MKIVITDYPDSMMPNHDYEIQMLKQGLGENTNIVIYEYKDNREEFYQVIKDADAILTAFTPIDAQAIRHAEKLKVISINATGYDNVDLQAANQRKIGVCPVGEYCTKDVAEFTISMMMILVKNIKYYQYDIEKHYQWRYNCTEPNQRLSDMTLGICGLGKIGKMVAKKALGLDMKVIACDPFIEPPSDLNVKLVSKEELFEQADIITNNMNLNETNYNYFDLTAFKQMKKQPYFINMGRGACVVEHELVTALDLGLLKGAALDVLKDETPTLKSHPLIGRENVHISPHAAFYSTSSLKDLQRISTENIVNYLNGYKDKVFKLVSDY; from the coding sequence ATGAAAATTGTCATTACTGATTATCCGGACTCCATGATGCCAAATCATGATTACGAAATACAAATGCTTAAGCAAGGTCTAGGAGAGAATACAAATATTGTTATTTATGAATATAAAGATAATCGTGAAGAATTTTATCAAGTCATTAAAGACGCAGATGCTATTTTAACGGCTTTTACACCGATAGATGCACAAGCTATTCGCCATGCTGAAAAATTAAAAGTCATTTCTATCAACGCTACTGGCTATGATAATGTTGATTTACAAGCCGCAAATCAACGAAAAATTGGTGTCTGTCCAGTAGGAGAATATTGTACTAAAGATGTGGCAGAATTCACAATTAGCATGATGATGATTCTCGTTAAAAATATAAAATACTATCAATACGATATCGAAAAACACTATCAATGGAGATATAATTGTACAGAACCTAATCAGCGACTTTCTGATATGACTCTTGGAATCTGTGGTTTAGGAAAAATAGGAAAAATGGTTGCTAAAAAAGCTTTAGGACTTGATATGAAAGTCATTGCTTGTGATCCATTTATAGAACCACCTTCAGATTTAAATGTGAAACTTGTTTCCAAAGAAGAACTGTTTGAACAGGCAGATATCATCACCAACAATATGAATTTAAATGAAACTAACTATAATTATTTTGACTTAACAGCTTTCAAACAAATGAAAAAGCAGCCCTATTTTATTAATATGGGACGTGGTGCTTGTGTAGTTGAACATGAATTAGTAACAGCCTTAGATTTAGGACTTTTAAAAGGAGCAGCTTTAGATGTCTTAAAAGATGAAACACCAACTTTAAAATCCCATCCATTGATTGGACGAGAAAATGTTCATATTAGTCCACATGCAGCATTTTATTCGACTTCTTCATTGAAAGATCTGCAAAGAATCTCTACAGAAAATATCGTTAACTATTTAAATGGATATAAAGATAAAGTGTTTAAACTCGTTAGTGACTACTGA
- a CDS encoding YfcC family protein: protein MDVQEKKKFKSPNTYVIIFFVLLFVAFLTWFIPGGEYSYDKSGRAIANSYRQINANRQGLWDVIMAPIIGMVGNDKVSGAITISLNVMLFGSFLEMMDATGAINIALKNVAKKCQKNYYVLITVLTFLMGIFGTVQGAYEEGFVYLLMFLPIILSLGLDTIVALMIVIFGTQAGCAASIVNPFSTGIASGIAGISPGEGIIFRTLAFFVLLSFCSAIICLYAKKVKAHPEISVQYFRKEKDIQEFAHDQGEEQTLDQNQKKVFVIFILTFTIMILSLIPWTSLNKEWTFFTDITEWANQNTVVSTILGSSLVPLGDWYFNEINGLLLVMTILSGYIMGYDIDKTIQILIRGAAALVSTAFIVPLARGIQVLMTNGSITATVLNATEKTLGSLPPAMFIFVCFLVYIILATFIPSSTGLAAATISIMAPLGIFAGISEANMVVIYNFALGFVKLLAPTSIIVMTCTQAVHVSYGAWIKATWKYAALYFSILILLLMLSLAII, encoded by the coding sequence ATGGATGTCCAAGAAAAGAAAAAATTTAAATCTCCAAACACATATGTAATTATTTTCTTTGTATTATTATTTGTTGCTTTTTTAACTTGGTTTATACCTGGAGGTGAATACTCTTATGATAAATCAGGAAGAGCTATTGCCAATTCATATAGACAAATCAATGCAAATCGTCAAGGATTATGGGATGTTATCATGGCTCCTATTATCGGAATGGTGGGAAACGATAAAGTTTCTGGAGCTATTACAATATCCTTAAATGTTATGCTATTCGGTAGTTTCTTAGAAATGATGGACGCAACTGGCGCAATTAATATTGCTCTAAAAAACGTTGCTAAAAAATGCCAAAAGAATTACTATGTTCTCATTACTGTACTCACTTTCCTCATGGGAATTTTTGGAACTGTCCAAGGGGCATATGAAGAAGGATTTGTCTATTTACTCATGTTTCTTCCCATCATTCTCTCTCTTGGATTGGATACGATTGTAGCACTCATGATTGTTATATTTGGAACACAAGCTGGTTGTGCTGCATCTATCGTAAATCCATTTTCAACTGGTATTGCTTCAGGAATTGCTGGAATTAGTCCTGGAGAGGGAATCATATTTCGTACCTTAGCATTTTTTGTACTCCTGTCTTTCTGTTCTGCAATTATCTGTCTATATGCAAAAAAGGTCAAAGCACATCCTGAAATTTCCGTTCAATATTTTAGAAAAGAAAAAGATATTCAAGAATTTGCTCATGATCAAGGAGAGGAACAAACTCTAGACCAAAACCAAAAGAAAGTATTTGTCATCTTTATACTTACTTTCACAATTATGATTCTTTCTTTGATCCCTTGGACATCTCTCAATAAAGAATGGACATTTTTTACAGATATAACTGAGTGGGCTAATCAAAATACTGTTGTAAGTACTATATTAGGTAGTAGTCTTGTTCCTTTAGGGGATTGGTACTTTAACGAAATCAATGGTCTATTACTCGTTATGACTATCTTATCCGGTTACATCATGGGTTACGATATCGATAAGACGATACAAATTTTAATCAGAGGAGCTGCTGCACTTGTATCCACAGCATTTATTGTACCGCTTGCAAGAGGGATTCAAGTACTGATGACTAATGGTAGTATTACAGCGACTGTTCTAAACGCAACCGAAAAAACCTTAGGTTCATTACCTCCCGCTATGTTTATATTCGTATGCTTCTTAGTCTACATTATTTTAGCAACTTTTATTCCTAGTTCAACTGGACTAGCTGCAGCTACCATATCCATAATGGCTCCATTAGGTATTTTTGCTGGTATATCCGAAGCCAATATGGTCGTCATCTATAACTTTGCTCTAGGATTTGTAAAATTACTAGCACCAACCTCAATTATCGTTATGACCTGTACGCAAGCTGTACATGTCAGTTACGGAGCTTGGATAAAAGCAACATGGAAATATGCTGCTCTATACTTTTCTATATTAATCCTATTACTTATGTTATCACTAGCCATTATCTAA
- a CDS encoding helix-turn-helix domain-containing protein, protein MLSNLTVKSLESSDIMISADIFSTKLGMEKQLKSVNIMDVSTIADWLNGGELLIIGKFMTSHFTKNFIEILKNKNVSAILSKKKYHKYISEDIIDLLRYYDIPLILIDNDFSWSDVIIAFQKAELVQNSKALIESEKFIKQIIRYFSRNHSLNNLCQIVHETTGLSLAIVGKTLEVIDSSNDWSWKEYFEKFSTNNIGRFHAVGVDLNHTTVYGYCYRSLFLNKLGYHLFFFPVYEHQRLAYYIVLKTDNKTDVLDSTILAKLENIQSIFELKQVLEIEFQKNNVYLKSVILDELLKMTGPDETLLERYSLGLGKHLDSNLQIIVVSDLIPDSNPLVFEQVCMDLITAIKNSDLQLNDLHFFSREQQLVIVGGTYSRAFHQLDVLQKIVQQSLKHNNCYIGISTSKPYWKLKMSLDEARQAIRFAKSNQCSSHLQRYQDIGVLKLVTNDMGAINHLFIEELFEQFLQPLITYDRQMKTELYETVSTFFDNHFSYTITSQRLFIHVNTLRARLGKVEQLLQISLKNTDHLMNLHLALRLYQNNF, encoded by the coding sequence ATGTTATCAAATTTAACGGTAAAATCTTTAGAGTCTTCAGATATCATGATATCTGCTGATATTTTTTCTACCAAACTAGGTATGGAGAAACAATTAAAATCAGTCAATATTATGGATGTTTCAACAATTGCTGACTGGTTAAATGGAGGTGAGTTACTGATTATAGGAAAATTTATGACGAGTCATTTCACTAAAAATTTTATTGAGATATTGAAAAATAAAAATGTTAGCGCGATTTTATCAAAAAAGAAGTATCATAAGTATATTTCAGAGGATATTATTGATTTATTAAGATACTATGATATTCCATTGATTTTAATTGACAATGATTTTTCGTGGAGCGATGTCATTATTGCTTTTCAGAAAGCAGAGCTGGTACAAAATTCAAAGGCTCTTATTGAATCAGAAAAATTTATTAAGCAAATTATCCGCTATTTTTCACGTAATCATAGTCTGAATAATCTTTGTCAGATTGTCCATGAGACAACAGGTCTATCTTTAGCTATTGTTGGAAAAACATTGGAAGTAATTGATTCTAGTAATGATTGGTCTTGGAAAGAATATTTTGAAAAGTTTAGTACTAATAATATTGGACGTTTTCATGCTGTAGGTGTTGATTTGAATCATACTACTGTCTATGGTTATTGCTATAGAAGTTTATTTTTAAACAAATTGGGTTATCATCTTTTCTTTTTTCCTGTATATGAACATCAAAGATTAGCTTATTATATTGTCTTGAAAACTGACAATAAGACCGATGTGTTGGATTCCACTATTTTAGCTAAATTAGAAAATATCCAATCGATTTTTGAATTAAAGCAAGTTCTCGAAATAGAGTTTCAGAAAAATAATGTCTATTTAAAATCAGTCATATTGGATGAGTTATTAAAAATGACAGGTCCAGATGAGACGTTATTAGAACGATATAGTTTAGGTCTGGGAAAACATCTTGATAGTAATTTGCAAATTATTGTGGTTTCAGATTTGATTCCCGATTCAAATCCATTGGTTTTTGAACAAGTTTGTATGGATTTGATAACTGCTATAAAGAATTCTGATTTACAGTTGAACGATCTTCACTTCTTTTCTCGGGAACAACAACTCGTCATAGTGGGAGGAACTTATTCGAGAGCGTTTCATCAGTTGGATGTATTGCAAAAAATTGTTCAACAATCACTTAAACACAATAACTGTTATATTGGGATTAGCACAAGTAAACCTTATTGGAAATTAAAAATGAGTTTGGATGAAGCGAGACAAGCTATTCGTTTTGCAAAGTCAAATCAGTGTTCCAGTCATCTTCAGCGGTATCAAGATATTGGCGTTTTAAAATTAGTAACAAATGATATGGGAGCCATCAATCACTTGTTCATTGAAGAATTATTTGAACAATTTTTGCAACCTTTAATCACATACGATAGACAGATGAAGACCGAGTTATATGAGACGGTATCTACTTTTTTCGACAATCATTTTTCTTATACAATTACGAGTCAGAGACTATTTATTCATGTGAATACATTGCGGGCACGTTTGGGGAAAGTTGAACAGTTGTTACAAATTAGTTTGAAAAATACCGATCATTTAATGAATCTTCATTTGGCTCTACGTTTGTATCAAAATAATTTTTAA